From Bradyrhizobium sp. sBnM-33:
TTTGCCTTCGTTGGTCATTGCGAGCGAAACAGTCTCGACCGCCCGCGCAGCGGCGACGGTGCGCGCACAAGCTGTCGTTCCCCGCGACCGGTATCGCCTTCGGTAAGCCCGATGGCAGGCTCCGCAAAGCAATCGATCTTTGCGCACGAGTCGACGATGGATTGCTTCGCTGCGCTCGCAATGACGTTGAGACCCCCGACTGTCATCCCCGCGAAGGCGGGGATCCAGTACGCCGCGGCTTCTCGGTGCAATCACTGGCGTCTCTGGAATACTGGATCGTCCGCCCCAGTGCGCAATTGCGCACAAGGCGGACGATGACAATTGAATATGAGGCGGCCTTCTCGCGGCGCTTTGCGCCCGAGGTTTGCTCTTAAATTCCCGCCCTCTTGTCAGAGGGCGCACGGAAGACCGGGTGCGCGCAGCACCCACGGTCTCGTGTGCAAAGTGCGCAAAAGAACACGCACATGCGGCTGATTTGCCTCTCGCCTTAAGCGAAATATTTTTGATTCTTTTTGATTCCCGGGCTTGACACGATTTCTGAAAATCAGAAGTGATTTGCCCACAAATGGATCTGTCGCAGTTAGCTGCGGTCATTCTCCGCGAGACGCCGCCGTGCGATGTCACGTTTTCGTCATCAGGCGGCGATTAGCTGACCGTGCGCTGCACGGGTTCCGCTTTCATCGCAGTGCGGAAAGCATAACATCCGCATGCGAAGGGCGTTGACGACGCTGATGCACAACGATTGTGCTTGATCCCGGCCGGTTCTTGACGAGACTGGGAACCGATCACATCTTTGGCCTCCGCCACTAAGTTCCACGGCAAGCTTTTTCCATCGATCAGGATGTTGAGAATGCAGGGGGAGATGGGATTGAGCACGACTGATCCATTGAAACGTCCGGCTGGGGCAAGCCGTGATGGTTACTCACTTCGCGGTCTCAAATGGTTGCCCCCATTGCTCGCGCTTGCGCTGTCCGCTTGCGGCGACAAGCCGCCGCAACAGCCGGCTGCGGCGGCGCCGCCGACGGTCACGGTCGCGCAGCCAGTGAAACGTACCGTCACCGATTGGGACGAATTCACCGGTCGGTTCGAGGCGGTGCAGGAAGTCCAGGTCCGCGCCCGCGTCGGCGGCTTCGTGAAGAGCGTCGAATTCCGCGATGGCGCGATCGTGCGCGCGGGCGATCTGCTTTACGTGATTGACGCCCGTCCGTTCGAAGCAGTCGCCGAACAGGCCGACGGCCAGTTATCGGACGCTCGCGCGAGGGCAGAACTCGCCAGGCGCGAACTCGACCGCGCGCTGACATTAAATCAGACCCAGGCCGTGTCCGATTCGATCGTCGACCAGCGCCGCCAGACCCTGCAGGCGGCGCGCGCCGCGGAAATGCAGGCTGAAGGCGCGCTCAAGGCCGCCAAGCTCAACATCGAATTCACCCATGTGATGGCGCCGATCACCGGCCGCGTCAGCCGCCATCTCGTGACGCCTGGCAATCTCGTGCAGGGCTCCGAGGGCGGCGCCACGCTGCTCACCTCGATCGTCTCGCTCGACCCGATCTACATCTATTTCGATGTCGACGAGGCGACGTACTTACGAAACAGCCGGCTCTGGTTCGAAGGCAAGCGGCCGAGCTCGCGCGACACGCCGAACCCGGTCCAGGTGACGCTGACCGGCGAGACCAAGCCCTCGCATGAGGGCAAGATGGATTTCCTCGACAACCGCCTGGACGTCTCGACGGGTACGCTGCGCAGCCGCGCCGTGATCCCGAACAAGGATCTCTCGATCCTGCCCGGACAGTTCGGCCGCGTCCGGATCATCGGCAGCGCGCCTTATGAGGCGCTGCTGCTGCCGGACACGGCTGTCGCGACCGATCAGTCGCGGAAGATCGTTTTCGTCGTCAAGGACGACAATACGGTCGAGGCGAAGCCGGTGACGCTCGGACCGCTCGATGAAGGCCTGCGCGTGATCCGCGAGGGCCTGAAGCCGGAAGACCGCGTCGTTATCGACGGGCTGCAGCGGGCCCGCGTCGGCGCGAAAGTCAGCACGCAGCCGGGCGACATCAAGCCGGCCGGTGCCAAGACATGAATCTCGGCCGTCTCTCCATCAACCAGCCCATCCTGGCGATGGTGCTGTCGATCGTGCTTCTGATCGTTGGCGCGATCGCCTACACCACGCTGCCGGTCTCCGAATATCCGCAAGTGGTGCCGCCAACGGTGACGGTCACCACGCAATATCCCGGCGCCTCCGCGCAAACCGTGTCTGACACCGTCGCTGCTCCGATCGAGCAGGAGATCAACGGCGTCGAGGACATGCTGTATCTCTACAGCCAGGCCACCTCGAACGGACAGTTGACGATCACGGTCACCTTCAAGCTCGGCACCGATCTCGACAAGGCCCAGGTGCTGGTGCAGAATCGCGTCGCGATCGCGCAGCCGCGGCTGCCCGAAGAGGTGCAGCGCAACGGCGTCATCACGCGCAAGAACAGCCCCGACATATTGATGGTCGTGTTCATGCTGTCGCCGGACGACACGTTCGACCAGCTCTATATCAGTAACTACGCGCTGCTGCAGGTCCGCGACCAGTTGCTCCGGCTCGACGGCGTCGGCGACATTCAGATCTTCGGCGCGCGCGACTATTCGATGCGGCTGTGGCTCGACCCCGACAAAATCTCTACGCTCGGCCTGACCGCGGGCGAGGTGGTGGCGGCGATCCGCTCGCAAAACGTGCAGATCGCGGGCGGCCAGATCGCGGAGCCGCCGATCGCCGACCGCGCCTTTTCGCCAAATCTCACCTTTACCGGCCGTCTGAAGGACCCGAAACAATTCGAGGAGATCGTGGTCAAGGCCGGCGCCGACGGGCGCACGGTGAAGCTGCGCGACGTCGCGCGGATCGAACTCGGTGCTTTGGCCTATTCGACCAACAGTTTTCTGCTGCGCAAATCCGCGGTCGCCATGCTGGTGACGCAGCGGCCCGGCTCCAATGCGCTTGCGACCGCCAAGAGCATTTCGGACACCATGGAGCGGTTGAAGGCGAGCTTCCCGAAAGGGCTCGATTACAATATCGGCTACAACCCGACCGAATTCATCGCACAGTCCGTCAGCGAGCTGATCAAGACGATCTACGAGGCGATGGCGCTGGTCGTGATCGTGGTGCTGGTGTTCTTGCAGGGCTGGCGGCCCGCCATCATTCCGATCATCGCGATCCCGGTGTCGCTGGTCGGCACCTTTGCGGTGATGGCAGCATTGGGATTTTCGATCAACAATCTCACTCTGTTCGGCCTCGTGCTTGCGGTCGGCATCGTGGTCGACGATGCGATTGTGGTGGTCGAAAACGTCGAGCGCCATCTCGAGCACGGCATGAACCGGCGTGACGCCGCGCTTCGCACCATGCAAGAGGTCGGCAGCGCGCTGGTGTCGATTGCGCTGGTGCTGTGCGCGGTGTTCGTCCCGACTGCGTTCCTCGGCGGCATCTCCGGGCAGTTCTTTCAGCAGTTTGCCGTCACCATTGCGGTGGCGACCGCGATTTCCTGCTTCTGCTCGCTGACGCTGTCGCCAGCGCTGGCCTCGCTGATCCTGCAGCCGCACGAGGACAAAAGGCCGCCGGCACGTTGGAATTTCATCGCCCGCGGCTGGGGTGCCTTTACGAGCGTGTTCAATCGCGGCTTCGACCGGCTGGCGCATGGCTATGCCAGCGCGGCCGATTTCGTGATCCGGCATTCGGTGGTGATGTTGCTGGTGTACGTGGCGCTGATCGGCGGCGCCGGATGGCTGTTGATGACGACGCCGCAAGGTTTCATCCCGGCGCAGGATCGCGGTTACGTCATTGTCTCCGTGCAATTGCCGGGCGCGGCCTCGCTGGCGCGGACGACCGAGGTGGTCAGGGAGATCGAAAAGATTGCGCTTGATACGCCGGGTGTCGTTCGCGCGCCCGCCTTCGCCGGCTTCTCGGGCGCGACCCGGACGCAGGCAAGCAACGCCGCGGCACTGTTTCCCGTATTTGACGACCCGGAGGCCAGGGCGAAGAAGGGACTTTCGTCCGCTTCGATCGCGGACGAATTGCGCAAGCGGCTGGCGAATATCAAGGGTGCGTTCATCATCGTGATTCCGCCGCCCGCGGTGCCCGGCATAGGCACCGGCGGCGGCTTCACCATGCGCATCCAGGACCGTCAGGGCCGCGGCTCCGAAATGCTGGCAGCGGCGACCGACGAATTGATAGGCGCCGCGCGCCAGGCGCCCGGACTGACCCAGGTGTTCTCCACCTTTGCTGCCAACACGCCGCAACTGTTCGTCGACATCGACCGCGTCAAGGCGCAGAAGCTCGGCGTGCCGATTGCGAACATCAACGATACGATCCAGACCTATTTCGGCTCGTCCTATGTCAACGACTTCAATCTGTTCGGCCGCACCTACCGCGTCACGGCGCAGGCCGATCTGCCGTTCCGGAAGGAGACGTCCGATCTCGCACGCCTGCGCACTCGCAACGCCGCCGGCGACATGGTGATGCTCGGCAGTGTTGTGAGTTTCAGCGACATCTCCGGCCCCGACCGCGTCGCGCGCTACAATCTCTATCCTGCGTCCGAGCTGCAGGGCGATACGTTGCCGGGAACGAGTTCGGCGACCGCCATTGACACGATGAAGAAGCTCGCCGAGGAGACGCTGCCGAGCGGCTTCTCGTTCGAATGGACGGATTTGTCCTATCAGCAGGTGACCGGCGGCCAAGCCGGCCTTCTCGTGTTCCCGATATGCGTGCTGTTCGTGTATCTGGTGCTGGCCGCGCAATATGGCTCGTGGAGCCTGCCATTCGCGGTCATCCTGATCGTGCCGATGTGCCTCCTCGCCGCCACTATCGGTGTGCGGATCATGGGGCAGGACGTCAACATCCTTACTCAGATCGGATTCGTCGTGCTGGTGGGGCTGGCAGCCAAGAATGCCATTCTCATCGTCGAGTTCGCGCGCGATATCGAACTCGAAGGAAAGGCGCGGCTGGAGGCAGTGATCGAAGCCTGCCGGCTGCGGTTGCGGCCGATCCTGATGACGTCATTCGCCTTCATCCTCGGCGTGCTGCCGCTGGTGATCTCGTCGGGCTCGGGCTCGGAGATGCGGCAGGCGGTGGGTGTCGCCGTGTTCTTCGGCATGATTGGCGTCACGCTGTTCGGCCTGGTGTTCACGCCGATCTTCTACGTCATCGTGCGCAATCTGGCGGACGGGAAGAGCAAGAAGCCCGCTGCGGCGTGAGCGGATAATTGGCCCTTGCCATCATTCCGGGGCGCGCGAAGCGCGAGCCCATCGGGCCGCATAACCTGTAGTGAAATGGATTCCGGGGCGCGCGCTACGCGCCTCGGAATGATGATAGAGTTCCCCATACTTTTTGCTGATCCGAAATGGATGGGCACTTGCGGGGTTATTGAATAAGTTCGCGAAGTTTCTCTGGAAAAATTCGGGAGAAAAGTATGAAGTCGGGATTGTTGGCCGCCGTTGCGGCAGTTGGTCTTTTGCTCGCCGCGCCGGCATCGGCGCAGGGCGTCAAGATCGGCATTTTGAACGACCAGTCCGGGGTCTACGCCGATTACGGCGGCAAGTGGTCGTTTGAAGCGGCCAAGATGGCGGTCGAAGATTTCGGTGGCGAAGTGCTCGGCCACAAGATCGAGGTCATTTCCGCCGATCACCAGAACAAGCCGGATCTCGGCGTCGCTATCGCGCGGCGCTGGTACGAGGTCGAAGGCGTCGATATGATCACGGAGCTGACGACGTCCTCCGTCGCGCTCGCGATTCACGAGCTTTCTAGGGAGAAGAAGAAGATCGACATCGTCGTGGGCGCTGCGACCTCGCGCCTCACCGGCGATTCCTGCCAGCCGTATGGATTCCACTGGGCTTACGACACCCACGCGCTCGCCTACGGCACCGGTGGTGCGCTGGTGGAATCCGGCGGCGATACCTGGTTCTTCATGACCGCCGACTACGCCTTCGGTCATGCGCTGGAGAAGGACACCGGCGATTTCGTCAGGGCGAAGGGTGGCAAGGTGCTCGGCGCAGTCCGCATTCCCCTGAACTCGTCGGACTTCTCTTCCTTCCTGCTGCAGGCGCAGAGTTCTAAAGCCAAGATCATCGGCCTCGCCAATGCCGGCCTCGACACCACCAACTCGATCAAGCAGGCGGCGGAATTCGGCATCGTCAGGAGCGGCCAAAAGCTCGCCGGCCTGTTGCTGACGCTGGCCGAAGTTCACGGCCTCGGCCTTCAGGCCGCCCAGGGCCTGGTGCTGACCGAAGGCTACTACTGGGACCGCGACGCCAGGAGCCGCAACCTCGCCGAACGCTTCTTCAAGCGCACCGGCCGGATGCCGAACATGATTCAAGCCGGCACCTATTCAGCGACGCTGCAATACCTCAAGGCAGTCAAGGCCGCGGGCACCAAGGATACCGAGGCAGTGGCGAAAAAGCTGAAGGAGCTTCCGGTCGACGATGACTTCGCGCAGGGCGGCAGGGTGCTGGAAAACGGTCGCATGGTCCACGACCTCTATCTGTTCGAAGTCAAGAAGCCGTCGGAGTCGAAGAAGCCGTGGGATTACTACAAGCAGCTCGCCGTGGTGCCCGGCGATAAGGCGTTTCCGGCAGCGAAGGATTCCGGCTGCCCGCTGGTGAAGTAGGCTCTCTCCGTGTTCGTCATTGCGAGCCAACGGGTCGCGCGAATGCGCGCCCGATGACAGGCTCCGCGAAGCAAATCCATCGCGCCACAAGTGGAAACATGGATTGCTTCGTCGCTTCGCTCCTCGCAATGACGGCCGCCGATCACCCCTGCACCAGCCGCCACACGATGGCACCGAATGCGCCGACCCACAGCGCGATCGTCGCCAGCGCCTGAGTCGCGAAGCCGGGGCCGCGTTGTGGGACCGATTTGGCGTAGCCGAATATATAGAGAATGCGACCGACGACCCAGACCAGGCCGAGCGCAGCGGCGATACCGTCGCTGATGTAGATCGCGAACAGCCATAGCGACGGCAGAAAGATCGGCAGCCATTCCAGCGTGTTCATCTGCGCGCGAAACACGCGCTCGAAATCGGGATTGCCCGAGATCGCCGGCAGCTTGACGCCGAATTTGCCGCGCGCCCGCGACACCAGCACGGACGAGTAGAAGTAGACCAGGATCGCCAGCAAGCTGACGAGAGCGGTGAGATGATACATCGCTGAAACTCCCCTGTTTCATGCGCGCCTTAATAGCCCGTCATTTCCAGATAGCCCACCCCGGTGCGGCTGCCTGCGAAGCGGATCGGGCCTTCCCAATAGGGGAAGATCGTGCCCATCCAGCTTCTCGGATTGAGCGGCGTGCACTCGATCTTGAGTGCCTTGCTTGGAACCTCGATGCGCCATGTGGTCGGAATTTTTCGTCTCTCGATCTCGGTGAACGCGAGCGGCGTCATGGCGATATCCGCGGAGGCGAGTTGCTCGGCCGTGCCGTCGGGCGCGATCCATTTACCCGAGCCATAATGCTGGCCGTCGGTCTGGCGCATCCGGTACAGCATCAATTTGTCGCCGGCGTTGAAATGCAGCGAGAGCCAGTCCCATCCGCTTTGATCCGCAGCCAGCGGCTGGCTGCTCCACTCGCGATCGAGCCAGGCCATGCCGGTGACGTCGATGGGCCTGTCGTCAATGGTGAGGATGCCCTTCGCCGCATAGTGCGGCTGGCTGTAGTAATAGGAGGCCTGTTCGCGCAGCGATTTGCGGCTGTAGCCGCCATCGCCCTGCAGCACCAGCGGCCGATCCGCATCCAGGCGCAGCGTGTAGCTGAAGCCGGCGCCCGATGCTTTCAGTTCCAGCGGTGCGATATTGTCGTCATTCACGGAATCGAGGGCGCGCATCTCCCAGGCATCGATCCAGGCGTGAAATGGGCTGGCCTCGACGCCAGCCTGGCCGACACCGCCGCGCGCGAACGTCTGGCTGAAGCGATGGGTATCTTCGCGCGTGATGGCGGCATGGCCCATCCATATCTGCTGGTTAGCCCAGCCCTCTCGCGGCCCGCCAGGCGCGATCGCCTGGCGAAACAGCGTCCATTGGACGCCGTAGGCCGCTCCGCTGACATCGGCGAGATTGGCCGTCACATACCACCACTCGATGCGGAATTCCGGGTGCGGTCCGTGATCGGTGGGAAAAGCAAATGTCCTGCTCGGCACGACCGGTGCAAATCCTTCCGCGCTTTCGCCAAGCCCGGCAAATCCCTGCGCGAGCGCCCTGCCGCCGAAGCCGGCGAGGAGCGTGCCGCCGATGAAACCGCGGCGGGTAATGAGGCCGCTACCGTTCATTGGCAAAGATCCTGATCAGGCTGCTCGGCTGCATGCGCGCCAACCTGATGACCGGGAGCGCGGAAGCCGCAACCGCCGCGGCCATCGCGACGCCGGTGAGCCAGAGCAATTGCATCGGAAAGACATGAAACGGCAACCGCCAGCCGAACGCCTTGACGTTGACGATCGCGAGCAGGCACCACGCGACCAGCAAACCCAGCGGAAGCGCAAAGATGGTGGTGATCAGCGCCACCGAGGTCGTCTTCAACAGCTCGATGGCCGCAAGCCGCCGCCGCGTGACGCCGATCGCCCATAATGGCGCCAGTTGCGGCAGGCGGGAATTGGCGAGCGTCAAGAGGCTCGTCAACAGCGCCACGCCGGCGACGCCGAGCGTGAAGGCGTTCAGCGCCGCCGTGACCGAGAAAGTGCGGGCGAAGATCCGCCTCGATTCCGCTTTCATCGTCGCCTGGTCGGCGACATTGCGATCGTCGAGGCCGAACTTTTCCTGCAGGGCCGAGATCAACGCCGGGATCTTCGGCGGAGCGACCCGCAGGCCCATGCGCGTCAGCGGGATTTCCGGAAAGCGCCGCGTCAGCGCGGCGAAGTTCACCGCGATCTGGCCCTTGGGATTGCCGTAATCGGCGTAGATGCCGACCACGTTGAGCGTCCAGTTCCCGCCTGACGCGGGCACTTCGATGCGGTCGCCGAGGGAGAGGTGCAGCCGCCGTGCCAGTTGTTCGCTGACGAGCGCCGCATCGCCGGGGCGAAGCTTGACCCAGGCATCCGCAGTCGATTGCAATAACGGCCAGTTGTCGCGATAGGTGGCGTGATCGGTCAGGCCCAGCACCTCGAGCGGCGCGCCCGCCAACTGCGTATCGGCGCGGCCGCCGGGCAGGATTGCCTCGACCTCAGGGCGTTCGCGCAGCCACGCCTTGATCTCGTGCGCCTGCGCGTCGTTGGCGGCGTTGACATAAATTTCTGCCGCCAGCCGCCCGTCCAGCCAGACCAGAAACGTGCGGGAAAAACTCTCGACCATGGTGGAGACGCCGACATTCACCGCCAATGCGAGCAATAGCGCCATCAGGGCGAGCGACAACCCCGACAACTGCTGGCGGCTGTCGGCCCAGAACCAGATTCCGAGCGGGGCTCGTGCATAGCGCTGGCCAAGCGACAGCACGATTTCCAGAAACATCGGCAGGATCAGCGCTGCGCCGAGCATCAACGCGGCGAGCACGGCAAAGCCCGAAATCAGGGAATCGCCAAACCACAAAAAGCCGCCAGCCGCTGCAAACGCCACGAGTGCCAGCGCGCTCTGGTAAGCCAGCCAGCGCCGCTGCGCCTGTTGCCAGGCAAAGGGCTGGGCGGTGGCGAGCAGCGGCAGCCGCAGCGCCTTGGTCAGGCTGGCGGCGGCCGCTGCGAGCGCGCCCAAAATGCTGATGGCGATGCCCGCGATCCACCATTGCGGCTTGAGTGTGAGATGTCCCGGAATCTGCGCGCCATAGAGCCCGCGCAGCGATGCGGCGACGTCAGGCAGCAGCGCACCGGCGATGAAGTAACCGCACACGAGTCCGATCAGCCCCGCAGCCAGCGCCAGCGATACCAGCTCAAGCACCAGAACGGCGTTCAGCATTCGCGCCGAGACACCGCAGGCACGCAAGGTGCGCAAGGTCGGCAAGCGTTGTTCAAAGGCCAGCCCGATCGCCGAATTGACGATGAACAGGCCGACAAAGAACGACAGCAAGCCGAACGCGGTCAGATTCAGGTGAAAACTGTCGGTGAGGCGTTCGAGGTCGGTCTCCGCATCGGCTTCGACCAGCCGAAGCTTGTCGCCGGCAACGCTTTCGAGCGGCGCGTGCCTGCCTGTCGCTTTGCCGATCAGGAGGCGCGAGATCTGGTCCGGCATTTTCAGGAGGTTCTGCGCAACGCCGATGTCGACGACCAGCACGCCGGGCACCAGGTTCGGCTCCACGCGAAGCGGTGGCAGCGGTGCGCCGCCATCGCCTGGGGGGCGCGCGCCCTCGGCGAGCTTGAGATCGGAAAGCGTTTCCGGCGCCACCAGCATCTCGCCCGGCGGCGTCATGAAGGATTGCAGGCTGGCCTTGCCGATCGTCGGCGCGTTGCCGACTTCGGCGGGCAACGTGACCGGTTCGATGCCGAGCAGCCGGAACGACCGTCCCTCGATCTGGATGCGGCCTTCCACCACCGGCGAGACCGGCCAGCCGGCGCGGCGCAACTCAACAAAAAGCTTTTGCGGGAAGCTTACGCCGTTGCGGGCGACCAGCATGGCGGTGCGCGTGCCGCCAAACGTAGCGGCAGCGCGATCGTAGGCCGTGCGCGCCTGCTGATTGAGCGCCTGCACGCCGCTCCACAGCGCGGTCGCCGAGATCAACCCGATCAGCAGGGTCGCCAATTGCATCGGGTGACGCCGCCAATGACTCAGCAGCACGGCCAGTGTCCACAGTGCGCGTTTCACGCGATCACCCCGGCATGGAGGTTGACTTGGCGGTCGAGCGTTGCGGCGAGCCGCGCGCTGTGCGTCACCATCAGAAAGCCGCAGCCGCTCCGTGTTACCAGGTCGCGCGCCAGCGCCAGCACTTCGTCCGCCGTGTCCTCGTCGAGATTGCCGGTCGGCTCGTCTGCGAGCAGCAATAGCGGCCTGACCGCCAATGCCCGGCCGATGGCGACGCGTTGTTGCTGACCGCCGGACAATTGCTCGGGATAGCGTTTCAGGAAACGGCCGAGCCCGAGCCGCTCCACCAATTCGTGGTGCCAGGCCGCATCGTGACGGCCGGCGATGCGAGACTGGAAGACCAGATTGTCTTCCACGGTGAGGCTCGGGACCAGGTTGAATTGCTGAAACACCAGGCCAAGTCGGTCGCGTCGCATTTCCGCCCGGTCGGCATCACTGAGTTCGGTGACTGAGGCATCCGCCAACCTGATCTCGCCGCCGTCGACCGCATCGAGCCCGGCGATCAGGTGCAAGAGCGTGCTCTTGCCGCTGCCGGATTCGCCGGTGAGTGCGACCCTCTCGCCGGCAGCGACCGTCAGGTTCACGCCGCGCAGCACCGCGACCTGTTCGCCGGCGGTGCGGTAGCTCTTGGTCAGGCCGGCCACGTGCAGCACGGGGCCGGTCGCACTGGGAATGCCTTTGGTCATGCGCGATGATCGACCGATCTGACCATGAAAATCCCCCGACGTGATGGCATGCAACATATCAGGGCACGCGTCCCCGATCACGGCCTCAATCGCGCCGCGACGCGATCGTGATCCGGTTGTGGAGTGCGCCTGTCGCACCAGCCGGGCAGTTGCGAAAATCGCGGTTGCCTTGCCCGCAAGGCGCCTTGTAGCATTGTAACCGGCCGATCCTACAGAGCCAGCAAAGATAAACGGGGAAAGCATCCATGACCGCGCAACCGACGCCCAAGGAAACGCCGAAGGGCGCCTGGACGATCACCTTCCTGCTGTTTCTGTTCATGCTGGTGAACTTTGCCGATAAGATCGTGGTCGGCCTCGCCGGCGCCCCGATCATGGATGAGTTGAAGCTCTCGCCGGAACAGTTCGGCCTGCTCGGCTCTTCGTTCTTTCTCTTGTTTTCGATCTCGGCCATCGTCGTCGGCTTCATCGTCAACAGTGTTGCTACCCGCTGGGTGCTGCTCGCGATGGCGGTGATCTGGTCGGTGGCGCAGTTTCCGATGGTTGGCACCGTCAGTTTCACGACGCTGCTGATCTGCCGCATCATTCTCGGCGCAGGCGAGGGGCCGGCATTTGCGGTGGCGGCGCACGCGCTTTACAAGTGGTTTCCCGACGAGAAGCGCACCCTGCCGACCGCCATCCTCTCGCAGGGCTCGGCCTTCGGTGTGATCCTCGCAGTGCCCGCACTGAACTGGATCATCGTCAATCATAGCTGGCACTACGCCTTCGGCGCGCTCGGCGTGGTCGGTCTGATGTGGGTTGTAGCGTGGCTGGCCATGGGCAAGGAGGGACCGCTGGTTCAGACCGTTACAACGGCTGCAACCGATCCGCGCGTTCCCTATCTCCAGCTTCTGACGTCGCGCACATTCATCGGCTGCGTCGCCGCCACCTTCGGCGCCTACTGGGCACTGTCGCTCGGATTGACTTGGTTCACGCCATTCATCGTCAAGGGGCTGGGCTTCTCGCAGACGGATGCGGGCTGGATCTCGGTGCTGCCCTGGGTGTTCGGCGCGACGATCGTGCTGCTGACGGGCTGGATTTCGCAGGTGATGCTGGCGCGCGGCTTCACGACGCGCGCCTCGCGCGGCGTGCTCGGCTCGGTGCCGCTGATCGTCGGCGGGTTGATCCTGGCCGTGCTGCCCTATGTCAACGGCGCTGGATGGCAGATCGCGTTCCTCGTGGTCGGCTCCGGGCTGTGCGGCTCGATCTACGTGGTATGCCCGCCGATGCTCGGCGAATTCACGCCGGTGCAGCAGCGCGGTGCCGTGCTCGCGATCTATGGTGCGATCTACACGCTGGCAGGAATGATCGCTCCGTTCGTGATGGGCGCGGTGATCCAGAATGCGGCGGTGCCGCTCGACGGCTACATGACCGGCTTCACCATCAACGCCGTGATCATGGCGGCGTCGGGTCTGCTTGGGCTGTTGCTGCTGTGGCCGAACACGGAACGCAAGAAGTTGATGGCCCAGGCAGCGGTGCAGCCGAAATTCGCGTGAGGGGTGGAACAACAACTCTCTCGTCGTCCCTGCGCACGCATTGCGAAAGCAGGGACCCATAGCCACCGATGCTGATTGTTAAGCAAGGCGTCTGCACATCGCCATGATCGATGCGCCGCGGCGTATGGGTCCCTGCGTGCGCAGGGACGACATTGTGCGTGTTGAACCAGTGATGCCCTAACTCGCCGCCGCGTCGAACTGCGGCTTGCTCCCCTGCGTGCCACGCACCAGTTTGCCCGGGCGGGCGCCGGTCGCCTTGCCGCCGCGCTGCGTCACCACGCCGGAGACGATGGTGGCATCGTAGCCGTCGACCTGCTGCATCAGGCGGCGGCCGCCGACCGGCAGGTCGTAATGCACTTTTGGCGGATGCAGATGCAGGCGGTCGTAGTCGATCACATTGACGTCGGCCTTGAAGCCGGGCGCGATCACGCCGCGGTCGTAGAGGCCAACCGAGATCGCGGTTTTGCGCGACTGCGCGGCGACCACGAACGGGATCGACAGTTTTTCGCCCCGGCTGCGGTCGCGTGTCCAGTGCGTCAGGAGATAGGTCGGGAAGCTGGCATCGCAGATGATGCCGCAATGCGCGCCGCCGTCTGATAGCCCCGGCACCGCATTGGGATCACGCAGCATCTCTCTGGTAGCATCGAGATTGCCGTCGGCGTAATTGAGGAACGGCACGTAGAGCATGCCGCGGCCGTCATCCGT
This genomic window contains:
- a CDS encoding ABC transporter permease; amino-acid sequence: MKRALWTLAVLLSHWRRHPMQLATLLIGLISATALWSGVQALNQQARTAYDRAAATFGGTRTAMLVARNGVSFPQKLFVELRRAGWPVSPVVEGRIQIEGRSFRLLGIEPVTLPAEVGNAPTIGKASLQSFMTPPGEMLVAPETLSDLKLAEGARPPGDGGAPLPPLRVEPNLVPGVLVVDIGVAQNLLKMPDQISRLLIGKATGRHAPLESVAGDKLRLVEADAETDLERLTDSFHLNLTAFGLLSFFVGLFIVNSAIGLAFEQRLPTLRTLRACGVSARMLNAVLVLELVSLALAAGLIGLVCGYFIAGALLPDVAASLRGLYGAQIPGHLTLKPQWWIAGIAISILGALAAAAASLTKALRLPLLATAQPFAWQQAQRRWLAYQSALALVAFAAAGGFLWFGDSLISGFAVLAALMLGAALILPMFLEIVLSLGQRYARAPLGIWFWADSRQQLSGLSLALMALLLALAVNVGVSTMVESFSRTFLVWLDGRLAAEIYVNAANDAQAHEIKAWLRERPEVEAILPGGRADTQLAGAPLEVLGLTDHATYRDNWPLLQSTADAWVKLRPGDAALVSEQLARRLHLSLGDRIEVPASGGNWTLNVVGIYADYGNPKGQIAVNFAALTRRFPEIPLTRMGLRVAPPKIPALISALQEKFGLDDRNVADQATMKAESRRIFARTFSVTAALNAFTLGVAGVALLTSLLTLANSRLPQLAPLWAIGVTRRRLAAIELLKTTSVALITTIFALPLGLLVAWCLLAIVNVKAFGWRLPFHVFPMQLLWLTGVAMAAAVAASALPVIRLARMQPSSLIRIFANER
- a CDS encoding lipocalin-like domain-containing protein is translated as MNGSGLITRRGFIGGTLLAGFGGRALAQGFAGLGESAEGFAPVVPSRTFAFPTDHGPHPEFRIEWWYVTANLADVSGAAYGVQWTLFRQAIAPGGPREGWANQQIWMGHAAITREDTHRFSQTFARGGVGQAGVEASPFHAWIDAWEMRALDSVNDDNIAPLELKASGAGFSYTLRLDADRPLVLQGDGGYSRKSLREQASYYYSQPHYAAKGILTIDDRPIDVTGMAWLDREWSSQPLAADQSGWDWLSLHFNAGDKLMLYRMRQTDGQHYGSGKWIAPDGTAEQLASADIAMTPLAFTEIERRKIPTTWRIEVPSKALKIECTPLNPRSWMGTIFPYWEGPIRFAGSRTGVGYLEMTGY
- a CDS encoding ABC transporter ATP-binding protein — encoded protein: MTKGIPSATGPVLHVAGLTKSYRTAGEQVAVLRGVNLTVAAGERVALTGESGSGKSTLLHLIAGLDAVDGGEIRLADASVTELSDADRAEMRRDRLGLVFQQFNLVPSLTVEDNLVFQSRIAGRHDAAWHHELVERLGLGRFLKRYPEQLSGGQQQRVAIGRALAVRPLLLLADEPTGNLDEDTADEVLALARDLVTRSGCGFLMVTHSARLAATLDRQVNLHAGVIA
- a CDS encoding MFS transporter, with product MTAQPTPKETPKGAWTITFLLFLFMLVNFADKIVVGLAGAPIMDELKLSPEQFGLLGSSFFLLFSISAIVVGFIVNSVATRWVLLAMAVIWSVAQFPMVGTVSFTTLLICRIILGAGEGPAFAVAAHALYKWFPDEKRTLPTAILSQGSAFGVILAVPALNWIIVNHSWHYAFGALGVVGLMWVVAWLAMGKEGPLVQTVTTAATDPRVPYLQLLTSRTFIGCVAATFGAYWALSLGLTWFTPFIVKGLGFSQTDAGWISVLPWVFGATIVLLTGWISQVMLARGFTTRASRGVLGSVPLIVGGLILAVLPYVNGAGWQIAFLVVGSGLCGSIYVVCPPMLGEFTPVQQRGAVLAIYGAIYTLAGMIAPFVMGAVIQNAAVPLDGYMTGFTINAVIMAASGLLGLLLLWPNTERKKLMAQAAVQPKFA